One region of Pedosphaera parvula Ellin514 genomic DNA includes:
- a CDS encoding NUDIX domain-containing protein: protein MIRNIIFDWSGTLVDDLPAVWKATNHVLIQAEREEMSLETFRAEFCLPFTKFYERYVPHVSMPQLEVWFHGRFKQVQDSVVELPHARAFLKYCRQKGVRTFLLSTVHSDHFAVQAGTTGFAEFLDRPYVGIIDKREKIHSVLEENQVNPDETLFIGDMQHDIDTAKHGGIHSCAVLTGYNGLQQLRASHPDLIVEHLGELQNILESNGMELRPGADQETEKMPVVTVGALIFNDVGDVLMVRTHKWSNLWGIPGGKIKWGEDSFTALRREIMEETNLDITDIKFVLVQDCIHSKEFYRDAHFVLLNYTALAVGNREVKLNDEAREFKWLSVANALKMSINQPTRILLEAVAKSELKPVN from the coding sequence GTGATTCGAAACATCATTTTTGATTGGTCGGGCACGTTGGTGGATGATCTTCCAGCCGTTTGGAAGGCGACCAATCACGTCCTGATCCAGGCCGAGCGCGAAGAGATGAGCCTGGAAACGTTCCGCGCGGAGTTCTGCCTGCCTTTCACCAAGTTTTACGAACGTTATGTGCCGCACGTCTCGATGCCTCAATTGGAGGTCTGGTTTCATGGGCGCTTCAAGCAGGTGCAGGATTCCGTTGTCGAACTGCCCCATGCACGTGCATTTCTAAAGTATTGCCGCCAAAAAGGCGTTCGCACCTTTCTCCTGAGCACTGTCCACTCAGATCATTTCGCCGTGCAAGCTGGCACCACCGGCTTCGCCGAATTTCTGGATCGCCCCTATGTCGGCATCATTGATAAACGGGAAAAGATTCATTCCGTCCTGGAAGAAAACCAGGTGAACCCCGATGAAACTTTGTTCATCGGCGACATGCAACATGACATCGATACGGCGAAACACGGCGGCATTCATTCCTGCGCGGTGTTAACGGGCTATAACGGTTTGCAACAACTCCGCGCCAGCCATCCTGATCTCATCGTTGAGCATCTTGGTGAACTGCAAAATATTTTGGAATCAAATGGGATGGAACTTCGCCCCGGTGCAGATCAGGAGACGGAGAAGATGCCGGTAGTTACGGTCGGTGCTCTTATCTTCAACGATGTTGGGGATGTATTGATGGTCCGCACTCATAAATGGTCCAACCTCTGGGGCATTCCCGGCGGAAAAATAAAATGGGGTGAGGACTCATTCACTGCGTTACGTCGAGAGATCATGGAAGAAACCAATCTCGACATTACCGACATCAAGTTTGTGCTGGTGCAGGATTGCATTCATTCGAAGGAATTTTATCGCGATGCGCATTTCGTTTTGCTTAATTACACGGCGCTCGCCGTGGGAAACAGAGAAGTGAAGCTCAACGACGAAGCGCGGGAGTTTAAGTGGCTTTCCGTGGCGAATGCGTTGAAAATGAGCATCAATCAGCCCACGCGCATTCTGCTTGAAGCCGTCGCGAAATCAGAACTGAAGCCGGTAAATTAA